A genomic region of Clostridiales bacterium contains the following coding sequences:
- a CDS encoding DNA-binding protein, translated as MKCFYGKGFGKVFTLRLDKGDYLLESIEEFIKQNKIQDAVVVSGIGTLDHCVMHMVMTTGFPPVEHFEKMDNKPLELSAISGIIADGIPHLHMVVSDNKVAYSGHIEKGCRILYLGELLIAEMQGYHFMRTKNNNNILELNNRPE; from the coding sequence ATGAAATGTTTTTATGGTAAAGGATTTGGGAAAGTTTTTACTCTTAGGTTAGATAAAGGCGATTATTTATTAGAAAGTATAGAAGAATTTATTAAGCAAAATAAAATACAAGATGCTGTTGTAGTTTCTGGAATTGGTACACTTGACCATTGTGTTATGCATATGGTAATGACAACAGGTTTTCCACCTGTTGAACATTTTGAAAAAATGGATAATAAACCCCTTGAATTATCCGCTATTTCAGGTATTATAGCTGATGGGATTCCCCATCTTCATATGGTTGTTTCTGATAATAAGGTGGCATATTCTGGACATATTGAAAAAGGGTGTAGGATTTTATATTTAGGTGAATTACTAATAGCTGAAATGCAAGGGTATCATTTTATGAGGACTAAGAATAATAACAATATACTTGAGCTAAATAATAGACCTGAATAG
- a CDS encoding ADP-ribosylglycohydrolase family protein, giving the protein MSKTVSLRDKFFGCIAGVHIGSSMGAAVEGWNYGKIEDTYGTVDRLLPYEHYNNGWKREPGTTEDGVERQKLMITAIIEKKDRVNCEDVRKIWVRDIKPISIGMVSEPFEAVLLSMAKSGIPARDLGRYCDYAGLNSFARACHPIGLINAGDIQGAAEDVLEVGQVYQTTNSRGLKWAMVTGVAIAAATKPNATVDSVLGAVFDICDPDIVLKELDRELEHTKNCSNFRELRKAFDTEYNGYGMPYSASSANEVVTKAVCIFKMVEGITKDAIIAGVNLGRDTDCLAAVSSGISGALTGGSSIPREWVEQVDKATKLNIYTNTPRTIQENSDGLYNAYKARLNKMKSLIAEMDML; this is encoded by the coding sequence ATGAGCAAAACAGTAAGTTTAAGAGATAAGTTTTTTGGTTGTATAGCAGGAGTTCATATCGGTTCGTCCATGGGGGCTGCAGTAGAAGGATGGAACTATGGTAAAATTGAGGATACTTATGGTACAGTTGATAGGCTGCTGCCCTATGAACATTACAATAACGGTTGGAAGCGGGAACCCGGTACTACTGAGGATGGAGTTGAAAGACAGAAACTTATGATAACCGCTATTATAGAAAAAAAGGATAGAGTAAATTGTGAGGATGTAAGGAAAATATGGGTCAGGGATATTAAGCCTATATCGATTGGGATGGTTTCAGAGCCATTTGAGGCTGTACTTCTTTCGATGGCCAAAAGCGGAATACCTGCAAGGGATTTAGGAAGATATTGCGATTATGCCGGCCTTAATTCATTTGCACGAGCTTGCCATCCAATAGGGCTTATAAATGCAGGAGATATACAAGGAGCTGCCGAGGATGTCCTTGAAGTAGGCCAAGTTTATCAGACAACTAACAGCAGGGGATTAAAATGGGCGATGGTTACAGGCGTTGCCATAGCAGCGGCTACCAAGCCAAATGCAACAGTTGACAGTGTATTGGGAGCAGTTTTTGATATCTGCGATCCGGACATAGTCCTCAAGGAACTTGACAGAGAATTAGAACATACTAAAAATTGCAGTAATTTCAGAGAGCTTAGAAAGGCATTTGACACCGAGTATAACGGTTATGGGATGCCATATTCTGCAAGTTCCGCCAATGAAGTTGTAACAAAGGCCGTGTGTATTTTCAAAATGGTAGAAGGGATTACAAAGGATGCTATAATAGCCGGAGTTAATCTCGGCAGGGATACAGATTGTCTGGCTGCGGTATCTTCAGGGATTTCGGGAGCGTTAACCGGCGGCTCTTCCATACCAAGGGAATGGGTCGAACAGGTGGATAAAGCTACAAAGTTAAACATATATACCAATACCCCAAGAACTATTCAGGAAAATTCCGATGGGCTTTATAATGCATATAAAGCCAGACTCAATAAGATGAAGTCTTTAATAGCAGAGATGGACATGTTATAA
- a CDS encoding chloride channel protein: MKRKLKQDLVEESVMLASVVKWTVIAIFIGCSVGFINSLFIKIVSAGCQFSSRWKYFYFLLPFAFFMSSYIVMKMAPDAKGHGTEKAIEAVNRNDGNIDIKVVPVKLISTFITVVSGGSVGLEGPATQVGAGIASFFGRLFKMDNLDKRKMVVCGISAGFVTVFPAPAGAALFGTEVLFVGKISYMSLLPSLVASFSSFYIAHFMGVKPLIYSIKYIPSNNAGPLFRLFLFGLIIGVLALFFIKMVNYTENAFKKMHIYPPLKGIIGGILIAVIVYMIGSNDYIGIGEQVINRAMSGEKILNGAFLLKMFNTSVTLGSGGSGGILTPMLFIGASAGNTWAQLINGNVSFYSAVGMVAFLSACSNTPISAIIIAMELFGNSIGVYAAIVCGISYFVVGCHSIYPTQLLMFSKSPSLQVAKNCEIDEIKNIKVVKSYKYFKDLICKVWKIKKSIQ; encoded by the coding sequence TTGAAGAGAAAATTGAAACAGGATTTGGTTGAAGAGTCTGTCATGCTGGCAAGTGTAGTGAAATGGACAGTGATTGCGATTTTTATAGGATGCAGTGTGGGTTTTATAAATTCTCTGTTTATAAAGATTGTATCCGCAGGCTGCCAGTTTAGTTCAAGATGGAAATATTTTTATTTTTTGCTGCCATTTGCGTTCTTTATGAGCAGTTACATCGTGATGAAAATGGCGCCGGATGCAAAAGGGCATGGTACTGAAAAGGCTATAGAGGCGGTCAACAGGAATGACGGTAATATAGATATAAAAGTAGTGCCTGTAAAGCTTATATCGACATTTATAACGGTAGTATCGGGAGGATCTGTGGGGCTGGAAGGCCCTGCTACACAGGTAGGTGCCGGTATAGCATCATTTTTTGGGCGGCTTTTCAAGATGGATAATCTTGACAAAAGGAAAATGGTGGTATGCGGCATAAGCGCAGGATTTGTTACGGTATTTCCGGCTCCGGCCGGTGCCGCATTGTTTGGAACAGAAGTGCTGTTTGTGGGAAAGATTTCATATATGTCGCTGCTACCATCTCTTGTGGCATCATTTTCGAGTTTTTATATTGCCCATTTTATGGGGGTAAAACCGCTTATTTATTCAATAAAATATATACCATCCAATAATGCAGGTCCGTTATTCAGACTGTTTTTATTCGGACTCATTATAGGTGTGCTGGCATTGTTTTTTATTAAAATGGTTAATTACACGGAAAATGCTTTTAAAAAGATGCATATATATCCTCCATTAAAAGGAATAATCGGCGGGATTCTAATTGCCGTGATTGTATATATGATAGGGTCAAACGACTATATAGGCATAGGGGAGCAAGTCATAAATAGAGCCATGAGCGGAGAAAAAATATTAAATGGTGCTTTTTTATTAAAGATGTTTAATACGTCCGTGACCCTTGGAAGCGGTGGCAGTGGAGGAATACTTACTCCAATGCTTTTTATAGGGGCGTCGGCAGGCAATACATGGGCACAGCTTATTAATGGAAACGTATCGTTTTATTCCGCGGTAGGGATGGTGGCATTCCTGTCGGCATGTTCAAATACTCCCATATCTGCTATAATAATCGCAATGGAATTGTTTGGAAACAGTATTGGCGTATATGCGGCAATAGTATGCGGTATAAGTTATTTCGTAGTCGGATGCCACAGTATATATCCAACACAGCTGCTCATGTTTTCTAAATCACCATCATTGCAGGTAGCGAAGAATTGTGAAATAGATGAAATAAAAAATATAAAAGTTGTTAAAAGCTATAAATATTTCAAGGACTTAATATGCAAGGTTTGGAAAATAAAAAAATCTATTCAATAA
- a CDS encoding sugar ABC transporter permease, whose amino-acid sequence MRNWLKKNGAGYLFLLPWLIGTLIFTIIPIFTSLYLSFTNYNILNPAHFIGFQNYSRIFIDKKFITSLIVTFKFVLFSVPLQLSFALFIAILLNKGIAGLRIYRAVYYIPSLLGGSVAISILWRQIFNKEGLINGLLSKFGIKGINWIATPSTALYTLILLAVWQFGSSMLIFLSALKQVPIELYESAEIDGARGLRKFASITFPMITPIVFFNLIMQVINAFQSFNSAYIISGGNGGPLDSTLLYSLYLYQKGFSNFEMGYASALAWILLIIIGSVIGLIFATSKKWVYNQDE is encoded by the coding sequence ATGAGAAATTGGTTAAAAAAGAATGGAGCAGGCTATCTTTTTTTGCTACCATGGTTAATCGGAACTCTTATTTTTACTATTATACCAATATTTACATCCTTATATTTATCATTTACAAATTACAATATATTGAATCCGGCTCATTTTATAGGGTTTCAGAATTATTCTAGAATCTTTATAGATAAAAAATTTATTACAAGTTTGATAGTGACATTTAAATTTGTACTTTTTAGCGTACCACTTCAATTGTCGTTTGCTCTTTTCATTGCAATACTATTAAACAAAGGTATTGCTGGATTAAGAATCTATAGGGCTGTGTACTATATACCCTCTTTATTAGGAGGAAGTGTTGCCATATCTATATTATGGCGTCAGATATTTAATAAAGAAGGCCTTATAAACGGATTATTATCTAAGTTCGGGATTAAGGGGATAAATTGGATAGCAACACCGAGTACAGCATTGTATACTCTTATCTTATTAGCGGTTTGGCAGTTTGGCTCATCCATGTTAATTTTTTTAAGCGCTCTTAAGCAAGTACCAATAGAATTATATGAATCTGCAGAAATTGATGGGGCAAGAGGATTACGAAAATTTGCAAGTATAACATTTCCAATGATTACACCTATAGTATTTTTTAACTTAATTATGCAAGTTATTAATGCATTCCAATCTTTTAATTCAGCATACATTATAAGCGGAGGAAATGGAGGACCGTTGGATTCAACATTGTTGTACTCTTTATATTTGTATCAGAAGGGTTTCTCAAATTTTGAAATGGGATATGCATCTGCGCTTGCATGGATATTATTGATTATTATAGGTTCTGTTATAGGTTTAATTTTCGCTACATCCAAGAAATGGGTTTATAATCAAGATGAATAG
- a CDS encoding carbohydrate ABC transporter permease, which produces MKKSYRKIFIHIFIILFGIVMIYPLLWMLSSSFKFSQDIFTSKTFFPRVVTLENYIKGWQGMSGYTFGVFLLNSVFVSLMCILGNFFCCTMAAYAFAKLDFAFKKVYFAIMLGTLMLPFHVTLIPQYILFNKLHWIDTYLPFIVPKFLGGQGFFIFLLVQYMRTIPRELDDAAKIDGCGKIGIFIKLMLPLSLPAIISMAILTFLWTWNDFFSQLLYLNSIPKFTISIALRMFIDATSGSQWGSMFAMSIVSIIPLFLIFVFLQRYIVEGITAGAIKG; this is translated from the coding sequence ATGAAAAAATCTTATAGAAAAATATTTATTCATATTTTTATTATATTATTTGGTATTGTAATGATATACCCGTTATTATGGATGCTTAGCAGTTCATTTAAATTTAGCCAGGATATATTTACTTCTAAAACTTTTTTTCCACGTGTGGTAACATTAGAGAACTATATAAAAGGATGGCAAGGTATGTCGGGTTATACTTTTGGAGTTTTTCTTCTCAATTCAGTTTTTGTTTCTCTTATGTGCATACTAGGAAATTTTTTTTGCTGCACAATGGCAGCATATGCATTTGCTAAATTAGATTTTGCTTTTAAAAAAGTTTATTTTGCTATAATGTTGGGTACACTTATGCTGCCTTTTCATGTAACGTTGATACCACAGTATATACTTTTTAATAAATTGCATTGGATAGATACATATCTTCCATTTATTGTGCCAAAATTTTTGGGTGGGCAGGGATTTTTCATTTTTTTATTAGTACAGTATATGCGTACAATACCACGAGAGCTAGATGATGCCGCCAAAATAGATGGTTGTGGCAAAATAGGAATATTTATAAAATTGATGTTGCCGCTATCTTTACCAGCAATTATTTCAATGGCAATTTTAACTTTTTTATGGACATGGAATGATTTCTTTAGTCAGCTTTTATATTTAAATAGTATACCAAAGTTTACTATTTCGATTGCTCTTAGAATGTTTATAGATGCAACTAGTGGAAGTCAATGGGGCTCTATGTTTGCAATGTCGATAGTTTCGATAATTCCTTTGTTCCTGATTTTTGTTTTTTTACAAAGATATATTGTCGAAGGGATTACTGCTGGTGCTATAAAAGGATGA
- a CDS encoding LacI family DNA-binding transcriptional regulator, giving the protein MGSSTIKDVAKLAGVSIASVSRVINKNYTVGPEIEQKVLNAIKILNYYPNSVARSLKSNTTYTIGFVVSDISNNYFTVLSKAIEDVIESQHYNLIVCSTDGKKDKEYTYLKLLLEKKVDGIVLNTTGENDSFVALLSKKIPIVLCHRKINAKDFKGDLLDSDNINGVYSLTKHLISFGHRKIGIINGLQNVSTGKERFEGFKRAMQEIGIDVNNNYKFRFDEDFSLEGGYQGAAELMKLKDKPTAVIAMNNEMMVGALKYFRTHNINIPDTFSVASYGDIINADLLYVQPSIVTLNPWVIGKKMGELIMERIETKNDIDNREIRYVPQLIPGNGVKMI; this is encoded by the coding sequence ATGGGAAGTTCGACAATCAAAGATGTGGCTAAACTTGCGGGCGTTTCGATTGCTTCCGTATCGAGAGTTATTAATAAAAATTATACAGTAGGGCCTGAGATTGAACAGAAAGTCTTAAATGCAATTAAAATATTAAACTATTATCCAAATTCTGTTGCGAGAAGTTTGAAAAGCAATACAACTTATACAATTGGATTCGTTGTATCTGATATTTCTAACAATTATTTTACTGTATTATCAAAAGCAATTGAGGATGTAATTGAATCTCAGCATTATAATCTCATAGTATGCAGCACGGATGGCAAGAAGGATAAAGAATATACATATTTGAAGCTTCTGCTGGAAAAGAAAGTCGATGGTATTGTTCTTAATACTACTGGTGAAAATGATAGCTTTGTTGCTTTATTAAGTAAAAAGATTCCTATTGTTTTATGCCACAGAAAAATAAATGCTAAGGATTTTAAAGGTGACTTACTCGATAGTGATAATATAAATGGAGTATATTCATTAACAAAGCATTTGATTTCATTTGGCCACAGGAAAATTGGCATTATTAATGGCCTTCAAAACGTAAGTACAGGTAAAGAACGTTTTGAAGGTTTCAAAAGGGCTATGCAGGAGATAGGCATAGATGTAAATAACAATTATAAATTCAGATTTGACGAAGATTTCAGTCTGGAGGGAGGTTATCAAGGAGCTGCGGAACTTATGAAACTTAAGGATAAACCAACCGCTGTTATTGCTATGAATAATGAAATGATGGTAGGAGCTCTTAAATATTTCCGTACACATAATATAAATATACCGGATACATTTTCCGTTGCTTCTTATGGAGATATAATTAATGCTGATTTGCTTTATGTTCAGCCAAGCATTGTTACGTTAAACCCATGGGTAATTGGCAAGAAAATGGGAGAACTGATTATGGAAAGAATTGAAACCAAAAATGATATAGACAACCGTGAAATAAGATATGTACCGCAATTGATTCCAGGTAATGGAGTTAAAATGATCTGA